The Argentina anserina chromosome 3, drPotAnse1.1, whole genome shotgun sequence genome includes a region encoding these proteins:
- the LOC126787385 gene encoding B3 domain-containing transcription factor VRN1-like — MDSSSRSKKSAIGVSYPSFYKAVVDEALKKRSDGMLEIEDYVARKYADFLERSIVLTDPNGNTWTMELKWSKGSVWLKKGWLKFANFYSLEQGCFIFFTHKGDQSGFQARIFNKKNVEIEYPFKSRHCEISKSSRGNHMIKVNFRVCVLYQGL, encoded by the exons ATGGATTCTTCGAGCAGGAGCAAGAAAAGTGCTATAGGAGTTTCCTATCCAAGCTTCTACAAGGCTGTTGTCGATGAGGCTCTTAAAAAAAGGTCTGACGGGATGCTT GAAATTGAAGATTATGTTGCAAGGAAGTATGCAGATTTCCTGGAACGCTCAATAGTCCTTACTGATCCGAATGGAAATACGTGGACAATGGAACTCAAATGGAGCAAAGGCAGTGTTTGGTTGAAAAAGGGATGGTTAAAATTTGCCAACTTTTATTCCCTAGAACAAGGATGCTTCATATTTTTTACCCACAAAGGTGACCAATCAGGTTTTCAAGCACGTATTTTCAATAAGAAGAATGTGGAGATAGAGTATCCATTCAAATCAAGGCATTGTGAGATTTCCAAGTCAAGTAGAGGTAATCATATGATTAAAGTAAACTTTCGAGTTTGTGTATTGTATCAGGGGCTATGA